From the Hevea brasiliensis isolate MT/VB/25A 57/8 chromosome 15, ASM3005281v1, whole genome shotgun sequence genome, one window contains:
- the LOC110660253 gene encoding protein DEHYDRATION-INDUCED 19 homolog 4 produces MASDSWSSRLSTSSKRYHYRSDLYEETDVDEDLKAEFLCPFCAEDFDVVGLCCHIDEEHPIEAKNGVCPVCAKRVGVDIFCHINMQHGNFFKVQQKRRLRKGGSNSAFSLLRKELREGSLQALLGGSSCVVSSSNSEPDPLLSSFIFNPPSLDEPLNIQPNSSVEAGLGNKGSTTEEFRERKVQQFRLSDKDQEEKSQRCKFVQGVLLSTILDDEL; encoded by the exons ATGGCTTCTGATTCATGGAGCTCTCGCCTCTCGACTTCTTCAAAACGCTACCATTATCGATCTG ATCTGTACGAGGAAACTGATGTAGACGAGGATTTGAAAGCCGAGTTTTTGTGTCCGTTTTGCGCCGAGGATTTCGACGTTGTTGGACTCTGCTGTCATATTGACGAGGAGCATCCTATTGAAGCTAAGAATGGG GTGTGCCCAGTCTGTGCTAAACGAGTCGGAGTGGATATTTTTTGCCACATTAATATGCAACATGGCAACTTCTTTAAG GTGCAGCAGAAAAGGAGATTGCGCAAGGGAGGATCTAATTCGGCATTTTCACTATTGAGAAAAGAGCTGCGAGAAGGAAGCTTACAAGCCCTTCTGGGTGGTTCTTCATGCGTTGTTTCTTCCTCCAACTCAGAACCAGATCCATTGCTTTCATCATTTATATTTAATCCACCTTCTCTGGATGAACCTCTGAACATACAGCCTAATTCTTCAGTTGAAGCAGGCTTAGGGAATAAGGGGAGCACTACTGAGGAGTTCCGGGAAAG AAAAGTCCAACAGTTCCGGCTGTCAGACAAGGACCAAGAGGAGAAGTCTCAGAGGTGCAAGTTTGTGCAGGGAGTGTTGCTGTCCACCATTCTTGATGATGAGCTATGA
- the LOC110660252 gene encoding LOW QUALITY PROTEIN: calmodulin-binding transcription activator 5 (The sequence of the model RefSeq protein was modified relative to this genomic sequence to represent the inferred CDS: substituted 1 base at 1 genomic stop codon): protein MKIQHAFHNYETRKKMTAATRIQFRFRTWKMRKEFLNMRGHAIKIQVTFRGFQVRRQYRKIVWSVGVLEKAILRWTLKRKGFRGLHVDPVEVVADERQESDAEEDFYQASRKQAXERFETALLQVKAIFHSKVAQEEYRRMKLTHVEAEVSDLPGNQTKGDTLVIRCRVPHCWR from the exons ATGAAGATTCAACATGCCTTTCACAACTATGAGACACGGAAAAAGATGACAGCTGCTACTCGTATCCAGTTTAGGTTTCGTACTTGGAAAATGCGGAAGGAATTCCTTAATATGCGTGGACATGCTATCAAAATTCAA GTTACTTTTCGGGGCTTCCAAGTGAGAAGGCAATACCGCAAGATAGTCTGGTCAGTTGGAGTGCTTGAGAAAGCAATTCTACGATGGACTTTAAAGAGAAAAGGCTTTCGTGGGCTTCATGTTGATCCTGTTGAAGTAGTTGCAGATGAGAGGCAGGAAAGCGATGCAGAGGAAGACTTCTACCAAGCTAGCCGGAAACAAGCTTAAGAGCGTTTTGAGACGGCACTTTTACAGGTTAAAGCCATTTTCCATTCGAAGGTGGCACAAGAAGAATATCGGAGGATGAAATTGACCCATGTCGAAGCTGAGGTAAGTGATTTGCCTGGTAACCAAACAAAAGGTGATACCCTGGTAATTCGCTGTCGTGTGCCACACTGTTGGAGATGA
- the LOC110660251 gene encoding two-component response regulator ARR2, giving the protein MNLNNGKGSMSTASSSAAWKAGDVVPDQFPAGLRVLVVDDDPTCLMILEKMLRTCLYEVTKCNRAETALSLLRENKNGYDIVISDVHMPDMDGFKLLEHIGLEMDLPVIMMSADDGKNVVMKGVTHGACDYLIKPVRIEALKNIWQHVVRKKKNEWKDFEQSGSVEEGDRQQKQSEDADYSSSANEGNWRNSKKRKDEEEEAEERDDTSTLKKPRVVWSVELHQQFVAAVNQLGIDKAVPKKILELMNVPGLTRENVASHLQKYRLYLRRLSGVSQHQNNLTNSFISPQDATYGPLSSLNGLDLQTLAATGQLPAQSLATLQAAGLGRSAVKSRMPMPIVDQRNLFSFENPKLRFGEGQQQLSSSKPMNLLHGIPTTMEPKQLANLHHSAQSLGSMNMQVNAHGGQGGQGDSLLMQMNQSQARGQILNESTGSHVPTLTSSMGQPVLSNTVVGGVLARNCLAENGRGTRYNPVSHSSSMLNFPLNSTAELSGNSFPLGSGPGISGLTSKGTFQEEVNSEIKGSVGFMPSYDIFSDLNQHKSHDWELHNVGMTFNDSHQNNSLQSNLDVGTSVLSHQGFSSTQRTGQNRNISAVGKPMFTAGDTTDHVNAQNVGPINTFFTDNSVRVKSEFVPDASCETNLFPEQFGQEDLMSALLKQQQGGVAPAENEFDFDGYPLDNIPV; this is encoded by the exons ATGAATCTTAACAACGGAAAGGGATCGATGTCAACGGCCAGCTCTAGTGCAGCTTGGAAAGCTGGGGACGTTGTTCCCGATCAGTTTCCGGCAGGGCTAAGGGTCTTGGTTGTTGATGATGATCCAACGTGTCTCATGATCTTGGAGAAGATGCTCAGGACCTGCCTTTATGAAg TTACAAAATGCAATCGAGCTGAGACTGCATTGTCCTTGCTACGGGAGAATAAAAATGGATATGATATTGTCATAAGTGATGTTCACATGCCAGACATGGATGGATTTAAACTTCTTGAACACATTGGGCTAGAGATGGATCTGCCTGTTATCA TGATGTCAGCGGATGATGGGAAAAATGTTGTTATGAAGGGGGTCACCCATGGTGCTTGTGATTACCTTATTAAACCAGTTCGCATAGAGGCACTGAAGAACATATGGCAGCATGTGGTTCGGAAGAAAAAGAATGAGTGGAAGGACTTTGAGCAATCAGGAAGTGTGGAAGAAGGAGATAGACAGCAGAAACAATCAGAGGATGCAGATTACTCATCTTCAGCCAATGAAGGGAATTGGAGAAACTCGAAAAAGAGGAAAGACGAGGAAGAAGAAGCCGAGGAAAGGGATGACACATCCACATTAAAGAAGCCAAGAGTGGTTTGGTCAGTTGAACTCCACCAACAGTTTGTTGCAGCCGTTAATCAACTAGGCATTGACA AGGCTGTTCCTAAGAAGATTCTGGAGTTGATGAATGTTCCTGGGCTCACCAGAGAAAATGTTGCTAGCCATCTCCAG AAATATCGTTTGTATCTCAGAAGATTGAGTGGGGTTTCACAACACCAGAACAATTTGACCAACAGTTTTATTAGTCCCCAAGATGCAACTTATGGGCCACTGTCCTCGCTCAATGGACTTGACCTTCAAACCCTTGCTGCTACTGGTCAGCTTCCAGCACAAAGCCTTGCCACACTTCAAGCAGCTGGGCTTGGTCGATCAGCAGTAAAATCTAGAATGCCCATGCCCATTGTTGATCAAAGGAACCTTTTCAGCTTtgaaaatccaaaattaagatttGGAGAGGGACAACAACAGTTAAGCAGTAGCAAGCCAATGAACTTACTTCATGGAATCCCAACCACCATGGAGCCAAAGCAGCTTGCAAATTTGCACCATTCAGCACAATCTCTGGGGAGCATGAATATGCAAGTCAATGCCCATGGTGGCCAGGGTGGGCAGGGCGATTCATTGCTGATGCAGATGAATCAATCACAGGCCAGGGGTCAGATACTAAATGAATCCACCGGCAGCCATGTTCCTACTCTTACATCATCCATGGGACAGCCTGTTCTATCTAATACAGTTGTTGGTGGAGTCTTAGCAAGAAATTGTCTAGCTGAAAATGGTAGAGGGACCAGATATAATCCAGTTTCACATTCATCTTCAATGTTGAATTTCCCCTTGAACAGCACAGCAGAATTATCAGGTAATAGTTTTCCTCTGGGAAGTGGTCCAGGGATATCCGGGCTCACATCTAAAGGGACATTTCAAGAAGAGGTTAATTCAGAAATAAAAGGATCCGTTGGATTCATGCCAAGTTATGATATTTTTAGTGATTTGAATCAGCACAAATCACATGATTGGGAATTACATAATGTAGGCATGACCTTTAATGACTCTCATCAAAACAACTCTCTGCAAAGCAATCTTGATGTTGGGACATCAGTTTTATCTCATCAAGGGTTTTCTTCTACCCAGAGGACCGGACAGAACAGGAATATATCTGCTGTAGGAAAACCCATGTTTACAGCTGGGGATACAACTGATCATGTGAATGCGCAGAATGTTGGACCTATTAACACTTTTTTCACAGATAATTCAGTGAGGGTTAAATCTGAATTTGTTCCTGATGCAAGCTGTGAGACTAACCTCTTCCCTGAGCAGTTTGGCCAGGAAGATCTCATGAGTGCACTTCTAAAACAA CAGCAGGGAGGTGTAGCACCAGCTGAAAATGAGTTTGACTTTGATGGGTATCCCCTGGATAATATTCCTGTGTAG
- the LOC110660250 gene encoding COBRA-like protein 7, with the protein MRGKVLFNATGKHFFFLIFPLNSLWTPHEIQSASLNTVTASSSSTDSSYSFHASHPFSLQKPLQFHLSLATIPKFMAFNFILLFLIIVAIVPFAISLTNTEAPAPAATSCNGIFLSYQYEGGIQLKPTDPIHQPYRFESTLSIQNNGLDELKSWKVFVGFKNDEYLVSSSNAILADGTSLPASVGNGTIFAGYPMTDLKTPIETAGDSTQTSVQVKLLGTQFGVPLKDVPWPSNITLANDGFVCPKTAKEGSVMHVCCTRDQNFKSNITVEEEFLPRQSGDLTIMYDVIRTYDSNYWAQVSIENHNPLGRLDNWKLSWDWMMDEFIYTMKGAYPFVVDSSDCIFGPQGTYYKELDFANVLNCERRPTIIDLPPMKYNDTTLGLKPFCCRNGTILPPSMDPSKSISVFQMLVFKMPPVLNRSDLTPPQNWKINGTLNPDYQCGPPVRVSPSQFPDPSGLASNSTAVASWQVVCNITYPKGVSPRCCVSFSAYYNDSVVPCNTCACGCASNTARTCSATAPAVLLPPEALLIPSDNRTAMFRAWADLKHRTVPNPMPCGDNCGVSINWHVYTDYSRGWSARITIFNWDEIAFPDWFAAVKLDKAATGFEAMYSFNGSMVKGVNNTIILQGLPGLNYLVAETDGADPQKDPRVPGKQQSVISFTKKSTPGLNVAAGDGFPTKVFFNGEECALPKIYPTSNSNRREPTMILWIFLATMVFMLMWQ; encoded by the exons atgagGGGAAAAGTTCTGTTTAATGCAACGGGAAAAcacttcttttttttaattttcccccTTAATTCCCTATGGACGCCCCATGAAATCCAATCAGCTTCTTTGAATACCGTGACGGCTAGCAGCAGCAGCACAGATTCTAGCTACTCGTTTCACGCTTCGCATCCTTTCTCACTACAAAAACCACTTCAATTTCATTTGTCTTTAGCAACCATCCCAAAGTTCATGGCTTTCAACTTCATTTTGCTCTTTCTGATCATTGTTGCTATAGTACCCTTTGCGATCTCCCTGACTAACACCGAAGCACCGGCTCCTGCTGCCACTTCCTGCAATGGGATTTTTTTGTCCTACCAATATGAAGGAGGAATCCAGCTTAAGCCCACCGATCCCATCCACCAGCCCTACAGATTCGAGTCCACGCTGAGTATACAAAATAACGGGCTTGATGAGCTCAAATCTTGGAAGGTCTTTGTGGGTTTTAAGAATGATGAGTATTTGGTCTCTTCATCTAACGCTATTCTTGCTGATGGGACTAGCTTGCCTGCCAGCGTTGGTAATGGGACTATTTTTGCTGGGTACCCTATGACTGATCTTAAAACGCCAATTGAGACTGCGGGGGATTCCACTCAGACGTCGGTTCAGGTTAAGCTGTTGGGGACCCAGTTTGGTGTGCCTTTGAAGGATGTGCCTTGGCCTTCTAATATCACGCTTGCTAATGATGGGTTTGTTTGTCCTAAGACTGCCAAGGAAG GTAGTGTGATGCATGTTTGTTGCACCAGAGATCAGaactttaaatcaaacatcactgTGGAGGAGGAATTCCTGCCTCGCCAGAGTGGGGATCTTACAATTATGTATGATGTAATCAGAACATATGATTCCAATTATTGGGCACAGGTTTCCATTGAAAATCACAATCCCCTTGGTCgtcttgataactggaaattgagCTGGGACTGGATGATGGATGAATTTATCTACACCATGAAAGGGGCTTATCCCTTTGTTGTTGATTCATCTGACTGTATATTTGGCCCACAAGGTACATACTATAAGGAACTAGACTTTGCCAATGTACTGAACTGTGAAAGAAGGCCAACAATCATTGACCTGCCTCCAATGAAGTATAATGACACAACTCTTGGGCTGAAGCCGTTTTGTTGTCGAAATGGTACAATCTTGCCACCATCAATGGACCCAAGCAAGTCAATTTCAGTTTTCCAGATGCTGGTTTTTAAAATGCCTCCAGTTCTTAATCGGTCTGACCTAACACCGCCACAAAACTGGAAGATCAATGGCACACTTAACCCTGATTACCAATGTGGTCCCCCAGTAAGAGTGAGCCCTAGCCAATTCCCAGACCCAAGTGGCTTAGCATCAAATTCAACTGCAGTTGCTAGCTGGCAGGTAGTATGCAATATCACTTATCCCAAAGGTGTAAGCCCCAGATGCTGTGTATCATTTTCTGCTTACTACAATGATTCTGTTGTCCCATGCAATACCTGTGCATGTGGATGCGCTAGTAACACAGCAAGAACTTGTAGTGCAACTGCTCCAGCTGTTCTTCTTCCACCAGAGGCACTGCTTATACCTTCTGATAATCGAACTGCCATGTTTAGAGCTTGGGCTGACCTTAAACATCGAACAGTGCCAAACCCAATGCCCTGTGGAGATAATTGTGGGGTTAGCATCAACTGGCATGTTTATACAGATTATTCCCGTGGATGGAGTGCAAGGATCACAATCTTCAACTGGGATGAAATTGCATTTCCTGATTGGTTTGCTGCAGTAAAATTGGACAAAGCAGCTACTGGGTTTGAAGCAATGTATTCATTCAATGGAAGCATGGTGAAGGGCGTTAACAATACCATAATCTTGCAAGGCCTTCCAGGGTTGAACTATCTTGTGGCTGAAACTGATGGAGCTGACCCACAAAAGGATCCTAGGGTGCCCGGAAAACAGCAGTCTGTGATCTCATTTACAAAGAAATCTACGCCTGGACTCAATGTGGCTGCTGGAGATGGGTTTCCGACTAAAGTATTCTTCAATGGGGAGGAGTGCGCACTTCCTAAAATATACCCAACAAGCAACAGCAATAGAAGGGAGCCGACCATGATTTTGTGGATCTTCCTAGCAACTATGGTGTTCATGCTGATGTGGCAGTAG
- the LOC110660249 gene encoding leucine-rich repeat extensin-like protein 3, with product MERIHSITFFLLALLIVLPSINPLPIPKSRTLNEIACTMCSSCCNPVPSPPVPSPPPPSPSPPPPASTSNCPPPPSPPSPPGSYYYSPPPPSTYTYSSPPPPRGGGGGGGYYYYPPPNYKNYPAPPPPNPIVPYFPFYFYNPPPSISGSVKLMGSISYSIVVVAIFLLSLF from the coding sequence ATGGAAAGAATTCACTCGATCACTTTCTTTCTGCTAGCGCTCCTCATCGTGCTGCCTTCCATCAATCCCTTACCCATTCCAAAATCAAGAACACTGAACGAGATCGCATGCACAATGTGCTCATCGTGTTGCAACCCAGTGCCATCTCCGCCTGTACCATCTCCTCCACCGCCATCACCATCTCCACCACCACCAGCATCCACCTCTAACTGCCCACCGCCACCGTCTCCTCCGAGTCCGCCGGGCTCGTACTACTACTCTCCACCTCCACCTTCCACTTATACTTATTCCTCTCCACCACCACCTCGCGGCGGCGGCGGCGGCGGCGGTTACTATTACTATCCTCCACCAAACTATAAGAACTACCCTGCACCCCCTCCTCCTAACCCAATTGTGCCTTACTTTCCTTTCTATTTTTATAACCCACCTCCTTCCATATCTGGGTCTGTGAAGCTGATGGGTTCTATTAGTTACAGTATAGTTGTTGTGGCGATCTTTTTACTTTCCTTGTTTTGA